From Chelonia mydas isolate rCheMyd1 chromosome 22, rCheMyd1.pri.v2, whole genome shotgun sequence, the proteins below share one genomic window:
- the KMT2A gene encoding histone-lysine N-methyltransferase 2A isoform X4 produces MAHSGRWRFPARPGSGGWGRRGLGGSRLRVPAVRNLRAPEPPPQAGAGEAELGGPGSGGAAGSGGGGAVPGSGGPGGPAAGVGPGFDAALQVSAAIGINLRRFRAACGSEAGSGEDEQFLGFGSDEEVKVRSPTRSPTVKSSPRKPRRRPRSSPDRSSAAHSDSSSVCSPLSKSETMSMEKIKKKEIKSGEKKRGRPPALSSVKFKLSQVKDISDIHKGSKEAKENLKKIKRAPSTTFQHAAKIKKLRTGKLSPLKSKFKTGGKLQIGRKAVQIVRRRGRPPSSERLKTASPLIINSQLEKPQRVRKEKDGTPPLTKEEKTAVRQSPRRIKPVRIIPSTKRTDATIAKQLLQRAKKGAQKKIEKEAAKLQGRKGRTQLKNIRQFIMPVVSAISSRIIKTPKRFIEDEDYDPPIKIARLESTPNSRFSATSCGSSEKSSAASQHSSQMSSDSSRSSSPSVDTSTDSQASEEMQALSEERSNTPEAHTPLPISQSPENDNGDRRSRRFSMSERSFGQRAAKKLSTLQSVSQQQSSSSPPPPLLTPPPPLQPATGISDHTPWLMPPTIPLASPFLPTSAAPMQEKRKSILREPTFRWTSLKHSRSEPQYFSSAKYAKEGLIRKPVFDNFRPPPLTPEDVGFASGFSTSGATAPARLFSALHSGTRFDMHKRSPLLRAPRFTPSEAHSRIFESVTLPSSVSRTTAGTSVTGISSRKRKRRVFSPIRSEPRSPSHSMRTRSGRLSTSDLTTLTPQSSVSSSLTNMSVSSLATSALNSTFTFSSHPLTQSGESAERSQRPRKQISTPAEPFSSTNPTPLFPWFTPSPQTERGRNKDRATEELSKDKDVDKSVEKDKSREKDREREKENKRESRKEKRKKGLEIQSSSALFPVGRVSKEKVVNEDVAAASSVKKAAGRKKSSAIDPVADASAVALVDMTAGKTKMPKKGRGGLEKSDLNLSPTVPPLEKDKALCLSAPSSSTVKHSTSSISSMLAQADKLPMTDKRVASLLKKAKAQLYKIEKSKSLKQADQPKAQGQESDSSETSVRGPRIKHVCRRAAVALGRKRAVFPDDMPTLSALPWEEREKILSSMGNDDKSSIAGSEEAEPLAPPIKPIKPVTRNKAPQEPPVKKGRRSRRCGQCPGCQVPEDCGVCTNCLDKPKFGGRNIKKQCCKMRKCQNLQWMPSKAYLQKQAKVVKKKEKKSKTNEKKESHSGKNQVDSGQKPAPQTVLAKEDNALKKSSEPARKPSEEKNEEGNTSVPVLESKQVTASGARKTGKQAPQPLQVPLCQPPSSGPLKKEVPKTIPSEPKKKQTPQPELGIEQSKQKKVTPRPSFPVKQKPKEKEKPPPVNKPENSTLNLLSTLSNGSSSKQKAPTDGVHRIRVDFKEDCEVENVWEMGGLGILTSVPITPRVVCFLCASSGHVEFVYCQVCCEPFHKFCLEESERPLEDQLENWCCRRCKFCHVCGRQHQATKQLLECNKCRNSYHPECLGPNYPTKPTKKKKVWICTKCVRCKSCGSTTPGKGWDAQWSHDFSLCHDCAKLFAKGNFCPLCDKCYDDDDYESKMMQCGKCDRWVHSKCENLSDLPHCNLRPLLLVLSSATTENSLAPLIVDGKDWGMSRQNEMYEILSNLPESVAYTCINCTEQHPAEWRLALEKELQVSLKQVLTALLNSRTTSHLLRYRQAAKPPDLNPETEESIPSRSSPEGPDPPVLTEVSKQEEQQPLDLEGVKRKMDQGGYTSVLEFSDDIVKIIQAAINSDGGQPEVKKANSMVKSFFIRQMERVFPWFSVKKSRFWEPNKVTSNSGMLPNAVLPPSLDHNYAQWQEREENNHTEQPPLMKKIIPAPKPKGPGEPDSPTPLHPPTPPISSSDRSREDSPELNPPPDVEDNRQCALCLKYGDDSANDAGRLLYIGQNEWTHVNCALWSAEVFEDDDGSLKNVHMAVIRGKQLRCEFCQKSGATVGCCLTSCTSNYHFMCSRAKNCVFLDDKKVYCQRHRDLIRGEVVPENGFEVLRRVFVDFEGISLRRKFLSGLEPENIHMMIGSMTIDCLGILNDLSDCEDKLFPIGYQCSRVYWSTTDARKRCVYTCKIMECRPPVIEPDINSTVEHDENRTIAHSPAPPTAETLSKESRNTPEMVNPPSPDRPLHSQTSSSCYYPLISKGPRVRTPIYPLTQRSPGSRPLPSAGSPTPMTHEIVTVGDPLLSSGLRSIGSRRQSTSSLSQQQSKLRMVFPTRVGNTYSRHTVPGVSSIGSSSEHESSAKNIDSFKGSVNLSTSSALAQNSPNSSSSPRMVATSGSKTCHLGGSQSLEIKHSTSSELISKSTSSKGEKTKLSSSKDSDSSAHSFASPGNTKTSTQVLSTSGIELNINKKGTFQEPSSATLSSKDTMPFPSFHQRGPRKDRDLHMDLIQPEKISSVEDIDGKNLKPAGISSRSSASSEHVVSACRDRRQKGKKLTKDTFKEKHSVKTFTDSSQVTASDEGSTKPEFINQVLATEQISQRLCSNVSAEKTGDKSPPAQGASKAPLVQVEVASKEVQAPRKRTVKVTLTPLKMESESQSKNAQKESDAESQSKGAEPTALTELSSTSGSQGDVQGSPSDTPTQESQNNSYPNLPVEDRNLMLQDGTKAQEDGSYKRRYPRRSARARSNMFFGLTPLYGVRSYGEEDIPFYSNSTGKKRGKRSAEGQVDGADDLSTSDEDDLYYYNFTRTVVSSSAEERLGSHNLFKEEEQCNLPKISQLDGVDDGTESDTSVTATTRKVNQVTKRSGKENGTENLKLDRAEEAGEKVQVTKSSTGHKADPKIDNCHAVSRVKTQGQDSLEAQLSSLDTGRRGHASTPSDKNLLDTFNTELLKSDSDNNNSDDCGNILPSDIMDFVLKNTPSMQALGESPESSSSELLTLGEGLGLDSNRGKDMGLFEVFSQQLPTAEPVDSSVSSSISAEEQFELPLELPSDLSVLTTRSPTVPSQNRNRLAVISESALSSSGERSILALPSTESGEKRVTVTEKSASGEGDATLLSPGVDPSPEGHMTPDHFIQGHIDAEHIASPPCAPVEQGHGSNQDLTRNSGTPGLQVPVSPTVPLQNQKYVPNSTDSPGPSQISNAAVQTTPPHLKPATEKLLVVNQNMQPLYVLQTLPNGVTQKIQLTPSGSSTQSVMETNTSVLGPMGSALTLTTELNPSLPSSQSLFPPTSKGLLPMSHHQHLHTFPTATQSGFPPNIGSPASGLLIGVQPPPDPQLLVSEASQRTDLGTTVTTPTSGLGKKRPISRLQSRKNKKLAPSGTPSAIAPSEMVSNMTLINFAPSQLSNSPLDLGTLGNSTPHRTVPNIIKRSKSGVMYFEQASLLPQGVGAAPAAAVGTSSSIIGPDAGHLTTGPVPGLASNSSVLNVVSMQATAAPSTGGSVPGHVLGQGSVTLTSPGLLGDLGSISNLLIKASQQSLGLQEQHMTLPPGSGMFSQLGTSQTPATAAMTAASSICVLPSAQTMGMTVAQSSTDPEGPYQLQHMTQLLAIKNASSQLDLATASAPQLSSFPQLVDIPNNTGLEQSKVSSTVMHASSASPGGSPSSGQQSASSSVLGPTKMKPKIKRIQPPLDKGNGKKHKTPHMWTSPPEVHIPDRGANAVSQVSTAGTPAVKADIQDTSIDQLPQKPSGQPAGQMAILTEPQSVQNTANEQENTGSKASEEEEGTFSSPLMFWLQQEQKRKESLGEKKPKKGLVFEISSDDGFQICAESIEDAWKSLTDKVQEARSNARLKQLSFAGVNGLRMLGIIHDAVVFLIEQLYGAKHCHNYKFRFHKPEETNEPPLNPHGSARAEVHLRKSAFDMFNFLASKHRQPPEYNPNDEEEEEVQLKSARSPIHGRGLFCKRNIDAGEMVIEYSGNVIRSILTDKREKYYDSKGIGCYMFRIDDSEVVDATMHGNAARFINHSCEPNCYSRVINIDGQKHIVIFAMRKIYRGEELTYDYKFPIEDASNKLPCNCGAKKCRKFLN; encoded by the exons TGAAATCTAGTCCACGAAAACCTCGTAGGAGACCCAGAAGCAGTCCCGATCGAAGTTCAGCTGCACACTCAGACTCTTCATCAGTGTGTTCCCCCCTGAGCAAGTCTGAAACCATGTCCATGGAAAAGATAAAGAAGAAGGAAATTAAAAGTGGGGAAAAGAAACGAGGAAGACCTCCAGCACTTAGTAGTGTGAAGTTCAAGTTATCACAAGTAAAGGACATCTCCGATATTCATAAGGGGAGCAAAGAAGCAAAAGAGaatctgaagaaaataaaaagggcaCCATCCACTACATTTCAGCATGCTGCAAAAATCAAGAAGTTACGAACTGGTAAACTCTCCCCACTGAAGTCTAAATTCAAGACTGGGGGGAAACTTCAGATTGGGAGGAAAGCGGTTCAGATTGTGCGCAGGAGAGGAAGGCCACCCTCTTCAGAACGTTTAAAGACTGCCTCACCACTAATCATTAATTCACAGCTGGAGAAACCCCAGAGGGTACGTAAGGAGAAAGATGGCACACCACCACtcacaaaagaagaaaagactgCTGTCAGACAGAGCCCGCGCAGGATTAAGCCTGTTAGGATTATTCCTTCTACTAAGAGGACAGATGCAACAATTGCTAAGCAACTCTTGCAGAGGGCTAAAAAGGGGGCACAAAAGAAGATTGAGAAAGAAGCAGCTAAACTGCAGGGTAGAAAGGGAAGGACTCAGCTCAAAAACATCCGGCAGTTCATCATGCCAGTTGTGAGTGCTATCTCTTCGCGGATCATTAAAACACCCAAGCGATTCATTGAAGATGAAGACTATGATCCTCCTATAAAAATAGCTCGCCTCGAGTCCACACCAAACAGCAGGTTTAGTGCTACATCTTGTGGGTCCAGTGAAAAATCAAGTGCGGCTTCTCAGCACTCATCTCAGATGTCTTCAGATTCCTCACGATCTAGTAGTCCTAGTGTAGATACATCTACCGACTCTCAGGCGTCCGAGGAGATGCAGGCACTTTCCGAAGAACGCAGCAATACTCCAGAAGCTCATACCCCTTTACCTATTTCTCAGTCCCCAGAAAATGATAACGGTGATAGGAGAAGCAGGAGGTTTTCAATGTCAGAAAGGAGTTTCGGCCAAAGGGCAGCTAAAAAACTGTCAACCTTGCAAAGTGTGTCCCAGCAGCagtcctcttcctctcctcctccacctctgctcactcctcccccaccattACAGCCTGCTACTGGCATCTCAGACCACACACCTTGGCTTATGCCTCCAACGATACCATTGGCTTCACCTTTTCTGCCCACCTCTGCTGCACCCATGCAAGAGAAACGGAAATCAATTCTACGAGAACCAACATTCAGGTGGACCTCTCTGAAGCATTCTAGGTCAGAACCACAGTACTTTTCCTCAGCAAAGTATGCCAAAGAAGGTCTCATCCGTAAACCAGTATTTGATAACTTTAGACCTCCACCACTGACTCCAGAGGATGTTGGCTTTGCATCTGGTTTTTCAACATCTGGTGCTACGGCTCCAGCTCGCTTGTTTTCTGCTCTTCATTCTGGAACAAGATTTGATATGCACAAAAGAAGTCCTCTGCTTCGAGCTCCAAGATTCACTCCAAGTGAGGCCCACTCCAGAATTTTTGAATCTGTAACCTTGCCTTCATCTGTTAGTCGAACCACTGCAGGAACTTCTGTGACAGGCATATCTTCTAGGAAACGAAAGAGAAGAGTGTTTAGCCCGATCCgatcagaacccagatctccttcACACTCCATGaggacaagaagtggaagacttaGTACCTCTGACCTGACAACTCTCACCCCTCAATCTTCTGTCTCTTCCTCACTAACTAACATGTCTGTTAGTTCTCTTGCCACTAGTGCCTTAAACTcaacttttactttttcttcccaTCCCCTGACCCAGTCTGGGGAATCAGCAGAGAGAAGCCAGAGACCAAGGAAGCAGATCAGCACTCCAGCTGAGCCTTTCTCATCCACTAATCCTACTCCTCTCTTTCCCTGGTTCACACCAAGTccccagacagagagagggagaaataaaGACAGGGCTACAGAGGAACTGTCCAAAGATAAAGACGTTGACAAAAGTGTGGAAAAGGACAAGagcagagagaaagacagagaaagagaaaaagagaacaaACGCGAATcgagaaaagagaaaaggaaaaaagggttAGAAATTCAAAGTAGCTCTGCTTTGTTTCCTGTAGGTAGAGTGTCCAAAGAAAAAGTTGTTAATGAAGATGTTGCAGCAGCATCTTCAGTTAAAAAAGCTGCGGGGCGGAAGAAGTCTTCAGCAATAGATCCTGTGGCAGATGCTTCCGCTGTGGCTCTTGTAGATATGACAGCTGGCAAAACCAAAATGCCTAAGAAAGGTAGAGGGGGCTTAGAAAAATCAGATCTAAACCTAAGCCCCACTGTTCCGCCCCTGGAGAAAGACAAAGCCCTATGCCTCTCTGCTCCTTCGTCAAGCACTGTTAAACATTCCacttcctccatcagctctatgtTGGCTCAAGCGGACAAACTTCCAATGACTGATAAGAGGGTGGCTAGTCTCCTAAAAAAGGCTAAAGCCCAGCTGTACAAGATTGAGAAGAGCAAATCCCTCAAACAAGCAGATCAGCCAAAAGCACAG GGTCAAGAGAGTGATTCATCAGAGACTTCAGTGCGAGGACCACGAATAAAACATGTCTGCAGGAGGGCGGCTGTAGCACTAGGCCGTAAGCGGGCAGTGTTTCCTGATGACATGCCTACTCTGAGTGCCTTACCATGGGAAGAACGAGAGAAGATATTGTCTTCCATGGGGAATGATG ataaGTCATCAATAGCTGGCTCAGAAGAGGCTGAACCCCTTGCTCCACCTATCAAACCAATTAAGCCAGTTACCAGAAACAAGGCACCCCAAGAGCCTCCAGTGAAGAAAGGTCGGCGCTCAAGGCGCTGTGGGCAGTGCCCAGGCTGCCAGGTCCCAGAGGACTGTGGTGTCTGTACTAACTGTCTAGACAAACCGAAGTTTGGTGGACGCAACATAAAGAAACAGTGCTGCAA GatgaggaaatgccagaatctGCAATGGATGCCTTCAAAGGCCTATCTCCAGAAGCAAGCTAAAG TtgtgaaaaagaaagagaagaaatccAAGACCAATGAAAAGAAAGAGAGCCATTCTGGGAAGAACCAAGTGGATTCTGGACAGAAACCAGCTCCTCAGACTGTTTTAGCAAAAGAAGATAATGCCTTGAAGAAGAGCAGTGAACCTGCCCGAAAGCCAAGTGAGGAGAAGAATGAAGAGGGAAATACCTCTGTCCCAGTGTTGGAATCCAAACAGGTCACTGCTTCTGGTGCCAGAAAAACTGGCAAACAGGCACCCCAGCCATTGCAAGTTCCCCTTTGTCAGCCGCCTAGCTCAGGACCACTGAAAAAAGAAGTACCTAAAACCATCCCTAGCGAGCCCAAGAAAAAACAGACACCCCAACCAGAATTAG GCATAGAGCAAAGCAAACAGAAGAAAGTTACTCCCCGTCCAAGTTTCCCTGTGAAACAGAAACCAAAAGAAAAG GAAAAACCTCCTCCAGTCAACAAGCCAGAGAACAGCACACTAAATTTGCTCAGTACTCTGTCAAATGGAAGCAGTTCCAAGCAAAAGGCACCTACGGATGGAGTCCACAGGATCAGAGTGGACTTCAAG GAGGATTGTGAAGTGGAGAACGTTTGGGAGATGGGCGGGTTAGGCATTCTGACCTCGGTACCTATCACTCCCAGAGTGGTCTGCTTTCTCTGTGCCAGCAGTGGACACGTGGAG TTTGTGTATTGTCAGGTCTGTTGTGAGCCTTTCCACAAGTTCTGTTTAGAAGAGAGTGAGCGCCCTCTGGAGGACCAGTTGGAAAACTGGTGCTGTCGTCGTTGCAAGTTCTGTCATGTATGTGGGAGACAGCACCAGGCCACAAAG cagTTGTTGGAGTGTAATAAGTGCCGAAACAGCTATCACCCTGAGTGCCTGGGACCAAACTACCCAACAAAACCCACCAAGAAAAAGAAAGTTTGG ATCTGTACCAAATGTGTTCGCTGCAAGAGCTGTGGTTCAACAACTCCAGGCAAAGGATGGGATGCACAGTGGTCTCATGACTTCTCACTGTGTCATGATTGTGCCAAACTCTTTGCTAAAG GAAACTTCTGCCCACTCTGTGACAAGTGCTATGATGACGATGACTATGAGAGTAAGATGATGCAGTGTGGGAAGTGTGATCGCTGGGTCCACTCCAAATGTGAAAATCTTTCAG acctcccccactgcaacttgagaccattgcttcttgttctgtcatctgctaccactgagaacagcctagctccattgattGTTGATGGGAAAGACTGGGGTATGTCTAGACAAA ATGAGATGTATGAAATCCTCTCTAACCTTCCTGAGAGTGTGGCATACACCTGCATTAACTGCACAGAGCAGCACCCTGCTGAATGGCGGCTGGCACTGGAAAAGGAGCTGCAAGTTTCTTTGAAGCAGGTTTTAACAGCCTTGTTAAATTCCAGGACTACCAGTCACTTACTTCGTTACAGACAG GCAGCCAAGCCACCTGATTTAAATCCTGAGACAGAAGAGAGTATCCCATCCAGAAGTTCTCCTGAAGGTCCAGATCCTCCTGTTCTAACAGAGGTCAGcaagcaggaggagcagcagcctctggacctggaaggagtgaaaagaaaaatggatCAAGGAGGTTACACTTCCGTG TTGGAATTTAGTGACGATATTGTGAAGATTATTCAAGCAGCCATTAATTCAGATGGAGGGCAGCCAGAAGTTAAAAAAGCTAATAGCATGGTCAAGTCCTTCTTTATTCGG caaaTGGAGCGTGTTTTTCCATGGTTCAGTGTAAAAAAATCCAGGTTTTGGGAGCCAAATAAAGTAACAAGCAA CAGTGGAATGTTGCCGAATGCAGTGCTGCCCCCTTCACTTGACCATAATTATGCTCAGTGGCAGGAGCGTGAAGAGAATAACCACACTGAACAGCCCCCTTTGATGAAGAAAATCATTCCAGCTCCAAAACCCAAAGGGCCTGGAGAACCAGATTCACCAACACCGCTGCATCCGCCGACACCACCTATCTCTA GCTCTGATAGAAGCCGGGAGGATAGCCCTGAacttaatccacctcctgatgtaGAAGACAACAGGCAGTGTGCACTCTGTCTGAAATATGGCGATGATAGTGCTAAC GATGCTGGACGTCTCCTGTACATTGGCCAGAACGAATGGACACATGTAAACTGTGCTTTATGGTCAGCAGAAGTGTTTGAGGATGATGATGGGTCTCTGAAAAATGTACACATGGCTGTGATCAGAGGGAAGCAGTTG AGATGCGAGTTCTGCCAAAAGTCGGGCGCCACAGTAGGCTGCTGCCTCACTTCCTGCACGAGCAACTATCACTTCATGTGCTCCCGAGCCAAGAACTGTGTCTTTCTGGACGATAAGAAAGTGTACTGCCAGCGGCATCGCGACTTGATCAGAGGAGAG GTGGTACCGGAGAATGGGTTTGAAGTTCTTAGAAGAGTTTTTGTGGACTTTGAAGGGATCAGTTTGAGAAGAAAATTTCTTAGTGGCCTGGAGCCAGAAAACATCCACATGATGATTG GTTCAATGACTATAGACTGCTTGGGAATTCTGAATGATCTGTCAGACTGTGAAGACAAGCTGTTCCCCATTGGTTATCA GTGTTCCAGGGTGTACTGGAGCACAACAGATGCTCGGAAGCGCTGTGTGTATACTTGTAAGATCATGGAATGTCGACCTCCTGTCATAGAGCCAGATATCAATAGCACTGTAGAGCATGATGAGAACAGGACGATTGCTCATAGTCCAGCACCCCCAACAG CAGAAACTCTATCCAAAGAGAGTCGAAATACACCAGAAATGGTGAACCCTCCATCTCCAGATCGTCCCCTGCATTCTCAGACCTCCAGTTCCTGTTACTATCCTCTGATCTCAAAAGGTCCCAGGGTCAGGACACCAATCTATCCCCTAACACAGCGGTCTCCCGGGTCTAGGCCTTTGCCCTCTGCAG GAAGTCCTACGCCAATGACCCATGAAATAGTAACAGTGGGAGACCCTTTATTATCATCTGGACTTAGAAGCATTGGCTCTAGGAGACAGAGTACCTCCTCTTTGTCACAACAGCAGTCAAAACTCCGAATGGTTTTTCCCACCAGAGTTGGGAACACTTACTCCAGACACACTGTGCCTGGAGTATCTAGTATCGGATCCTCATCAGAACATGAATCAAGCGCAAAAAATATAGACAGCTTCAAAGGGTCAGTGAATTTAAGCACTTCAAGTGCGTTAGCTCAAAATAGCCCTAACTCTTCAAGCTCTCCAAGAATGGTAGCTACAAGTGGAAGTAAAACTTGTCATTTGGGTGGATCTCAGTCTTTAGAAATAAAACACTCTACCAGTTCAGAGTTGATTTCCAAAAGCACATCTTCAAAGGGAGAGAAGACAAAATTGTCGAGTTCAAAGGACTCAGATTCTTCAGCTCATAGCTTTGCTTCACCTGGGAATACTAAAACGTCCACCCAAGTGCTTAGTACATCAGGCATAGaattaaacattaataaaaagGGAACTTTTCAAGAACCTTCTTCTGCAACACTTTCTTCCAAAGATACAATGCCCTTTCCATCTTTTCATCAGAGAGGCCCAAGGAAAGATAGAGACCTACATATGGACCTCATACAACCAGAAaaaatctcttctgttgaagaCATAGATGGAAAGAACTTAAAGCCTGCTGGAATAAGTAGCAGGTCTTCTGCATCAAGTGAGCATGTGGTTTCCGCTTGCAGAGACAGAcgacagaaaggaaaaaagttaaCAAAAGACACTTTCAAAGAGAAACATTCTGTAAAAACTTTTACAGACTCAAGTCAAGTGACAGCCAGTGATGAAGGAAGCACAAAACCAGAATTTATCAATCAGGTTTTGGCAACTGAACAGATTAGTCAGAGGTTGTGTAGTAATGTTTCTGCTGAGAAAACTGGGGATAAGTCTCCACCTGCACAAGGGGCATCTAAAGCTCCATTGGTGCAAGTTGAAGTGGCCTCCAAGGAAGTGCAGGCTCCTAGAAAACGCACAGTTAAAGTAACCCTGACTCCTCTCAAGATGGAAAGTGAAAGCCAATCTAAAAATGCACAGAAAGAAAGTGATGCCGAATCGCAGAGTAAGGGTGCAGAACCAACTGCTTTGACAGAGCTGTCTTCAACTTCTGGAAGCCAAGGAGATGTTCAGGGAAGTCCAAGTGATACTCCTACCCAGGAATCTCAAAATAATTCTTATCCGAATCTGCCCGTTGAAGACAGAAACTTGATGCTTCAGGATGGAACTAAAGCTCAGGAAGATGGTTCCTACAAGCGGAGATATCCCCGGCGAAGTGCTCGGGCAAGATCTAACATGTTCTTTGGATTAACTCCTTTGTATGGTGTGAGATCTTATGGAGAGGAAGACATTCCATTCTACAGCAACTCAACTGGGAAGAAGCGAGGAAAGAGGTCTGCAGAAGGACAAGTAGATGGTGCAGATGACTTAAGTACTTCTGATGAAGATGATTTGTACTACTACAATTTCACTAGGACAGTGGTTTCCTCAAGTGCAGAAGAGAGGCTTGGATCCCATAATTTATTCAAGGAGGAGGAGCAGTGCAATCTTCCAAAAATCTCCCAGCTAGATGGTGTGGATGATGGAACAGAAAGTGATACAAGTGTTACAGCAACAACAAGAAAAGTAAATCAGGTAACCAAAAGAAGTGGCAAAGAAAATGGGACTGAAAACTTAAAACTTGATCGAGCTGAAGAAGCTGGAGAGAAAGTACAGGTCACCAAGAGCTCTACTGGCCATAAAGCTGACCCAAAGATTGATAATTGCCATGCGGTAAGCAGGGTTAAAACACAGGGTCAGGATTCCTTGGAAGCTCAGCTAAGTTCCTTGGACACAGGCCGTAGAGGTCATGCTAGCACACCCTCAGATAAGAACTTATTGGATACTTTTAACACAGAACTGCTAAAATCAGACTCTGACAATAACAATAGCGATGACTGTGGAAACATTCTCCCTTCGGACATCATGGACTTTGTACTAAAGAATACACCATCGATGCAGGCTTTAGGAGAAAGCCCGGAGTCATCTTCATCTGAACTTCTAACACTGGGGGAAGGGCTAGGTCTTGATAGTAATCGTGGCAAGGACATGGGTTTGTTTGAAGTGTTTTCTCAACAGCTGCCAACTGCTGAACCAGTGGATAGTAGTGTTTCTTCCTCTATATCAGCAGAGGAGCAGTTTGAGCTGCCTTTAGAACTTCCATCAGATCTCTCCGTTCTAACTACTCGTAGTCCTACTGTGCCCAGCCAAAACCGCAACAGGCTTGCTGTAATTTCAGAGTCTGCACTCTCATCTTCGGGAGAGAGGTCTATACTGGCTTTACCTTCCACAGAATCTGGAGAGAAGAGAGTTACAGTTACAGAAAAATCTGCCTCTGGTGAAGGGGATGCAACTCTTCTAAGCCCAGGGGTAGACCCAAGCCCTGAAGGACATATGACTCCTGATCATTTCATCCAAGGTCACATAGATGCAGAGCACATAGCCAGCCCACCTTGCGCCCCAGTAGAGCAAGGACATGGCAGCAACCAGGATTTAACTAGGAACAGCGGTACTCCTGGACTCCAAGTGCCAGTATCTCCTACTGTTCCTCTTCAAAACCAAAAATACGTTCCAAACTCCACTGACAGTCCTGGTCCATCTCAGATTTCTAATGCTGCAGTACAGACAACCCCACCCCACCTAAAACCAGCCACTGAAAAACTTCTGGTAGTCAATCAAAATATGCAGCCTCTGTATGTCCTCCAGACTCTTCCCAATGGTGTTACACAAAAAATACAGCTGACTCCTTCTGGTAGTTCCACACAGAGCGTAATGGAGACCAATACTTCAGTGCTAGGGCCCATGGGAAGTGCACTTACATTGACTACGGAATTAAATCCAAGCCTGCCATCATCTCAGTCTTTATTCCCCCCTACTAGCAAAGGACTGCTGCCTATGTCCCATCACCAGCATTTGCATACCTTTCCCACAGCTACTCAGAGTGGTTTCCCACCAAATATTGGCAGTCCTGCATCAGGTCTCCTTATTGGTGTACAGCCACCTCCTGATCCTCAGCTTTTAGTGTCTGAAGCAAGCCAGAGGACAGACCTTGGCACTACAGTTACCACCCCGACCTCTGGCCTTGGGAAGAAAAGGCCAATATCCCGACTGCAGTCCCGAAAGAATAAAAAGCTAGCTCCATCTGGAACCCCTTCTGCCATAGCGCCTTCTGAGATGGTTTCCAACATGACTTTGATTAATTTTGCTCCCTCCCAACTTTCCAACAGCCCATTAGATTTGGGGACCCTTGGAAATTCAACACCCCATAGAACTGTTCCCAATATTATTAAAAGGTCTAAGTCTGGAGTCATGTATTTTGAGCAAGCGTCTTTGCTGCCCCAAGGTGtgggagcagcccctgctgcgGCAGTTGGCACTTCATCCAGCATTATTGGACCAGATGCCGGCCACCTCACGACAGGGCCAGTGCCGGGACTAGCATCAAATTCATCAGTGCTGAATGTTGTGTCCATGCAGGCCACAGCAGCACCTAGCACTGGTGGGTCAGTACCTGGCCATGTTTTGGGACAGGGTTCTGTAACATTAACTAGCCCTGGATTGTTGGGAGACCTTGGCTCAATAAGCAATCTTTTGATCAAAGCCAGTCAGCAAAGTCTTGGTCTTCAGGAACAGCACATGACTTTGCCACCAGGTTCTGGGATGTTTTCACAACTGGGGACGTCGCAAACTCCAGCTACAGCAGCAATGACAGCTGCATCAAGCATATGTGTATTGCCTTCAGCACAGACTATGGGCATGACAGTTGCTCAATCATCCACTGACCCAGAAGGTCCTTATCAGCTTCAGCATATGACACAACTTTTAGCCATCAAAAATGCTTCTTCTCAGCTGGATCTTGCCACTGCTTCAGCACCTCAGTTGTCAAGCTTTCCACAGTTAGTGGACATTCCTAACAACACAGGACTCGAGCAAAGCAAGGTTTCCTCAACTGTAATGCATGCCAGTTCAGCTTCGCCTGGAGGCTCCCCGTCATCTGGCCAACAGTCTGCAAGTAGCTCAGTGCTTGGTCCCACAAAAATGAAGCCAAAAATTAAACGAATTCAACCGCCTTTAGACAAAGGGAATGGAAAGAAGCATAAAACTCCTCACATGTGGACCAGTCCCCCTGAAGTACACATTCCAGACAGAGGGGCCAATGCTGTATCCCAGGTCTCAACTGCAGG GACTCCTGCAGTGAAGGCAGACATTCAAGATACAAGTATAGATCAGCTACCACAAAAGCCATCTGGGCAGCCTGCAGG GCAAATGGCAATTCTTACAGAGCCACAGTCAGTGCAGAACACAGCAAATGAGCAAGAAAATACAG GATCCAAAGcttctgaggaggaggaaggcactTTCAGCTCCCCGCTTATGTTTTGGCTGCAGCAAGaacaaaagaggaaagaaagtcTTGGTGAGAAGAAGCCAAAGAAAGGACTAGTTTTCGAGATCTCAAGTGATGACGGTTTTCAGATCTGTGCAGAAAGTATTGAAG ATGCCTGGAAATCACTGACTGATAAAGTTCAAGAAGCTCGTTCCAATGCCCGTCTGAAGCAGCTATCGTTTGCAG